One genomic segment of Amycolatopsis granulosa includes these proteins:
- a CDS encoding alpha/beta fold hydrolase, producing the protein MTERFSHLVRGSGPGLLLAHGAGGSVEANFGPILDDLARIRTVVGPDYPGTGATPRSRRPLDLDEMADSLVATAVDAGVDRFTLLGYSLGTAVAVRAATRHPDRVTGLVLTAGFARLSNQMRLAVGVWRELLDAGNPGLLAQYMTFVATGRDFLNALSGPELDAALSGLVVPPGTPDQVDLVAAVDTRPDLPRIAVPTLVIGTRQDLLAPLDLQRELAAGIPGAEYVEIESGHLMQIEARDDWLAHIRKFLERDPS; encoded by the coding sequence ATGACCGAACGTTTCTCGCATCTCGTCCGCGGGTCCGGCCCCGGCCTGCTGCTCGCGCACGGCGCGGGTGGCAGCGTCGAGGCCAACTTCGGCCCGATCCTGGACGACCTCGCCCGCATCCGCACCGTCGTCGGCCCGGACTACCCCGGCACCGGGGCGACACCGCGCAGCCGACGGCCGCTGGACCTGGACGAGATGGCCGATTCCCTCGTGGCCACCGCCGTGGACGCCGGGGTGGACCGGTTCACCCTCCTCGGCTACTCGCTCGGCACCGCGGTGGCGGTGCGGGCGGCGACGCGGCACCCCGACCGGGTCACCGGCCTGGTGCTGACCGCCGGCTTCGCCCGCCTGTCGAACCAGATGCGGCTGGCCGTCGGCGTGTGGCGGGAGCTGCTCGACGCGGGGAACCCGGGGCTCCTCGCGCAGTACATGACGTTCGTGGCGACCGGCCGGGACTTCCTCAACGCGCTGTCCGGACCGGAACTGGACGCCGCACTGTCCGGGCTGGTCGTGCCGCCCGGGACGCCGGACCAGGTGGACCTGGTGGCCGCCGTGGACACGCGCCCCGACCTGCCCCGGATCGCCGTGCCCACGCTGGTGATCGGGACCCGGCAGGACCTGCTGGCGCCACTCGACCTGCAGCGCGAACTGGCGGCGGGTATTCCCGGCGCGGAGTACGTGGAGATCGAGTCGGGGCACCTGATGCAGATCGAGGCCCGCGACGACTGGCTCGCGCACATCCGGAAGTTCCTGGAGCGGGACCCGTCCTGA
- the prfA gene encoding peptide chain release factor 1, with protein MDSSSLHGLLDEYAELEKQLADPAVHADQGRARKLGRRYAELSPIVKVITELDSARGDLTTARELAGEDPGFADEADEIAARIPQLESRLTELLLPRDPYDGSDVVMEIKSGEGGEESALFAGDLLRMYLRYAERHGWKAEVLDAVHSDLGGYKDVTVAVKSKAGDTDGVWARLKFEGGVHRVQRVPATESQGRIHTSAAGVLIYPEPEEVEVEIDPNDLRIDVFRSSGPGGQSVNTTDSAVRVTHLPTGIVVSCQNEKSQIQNRARAIQVLQARLQAMAEEEAAAKAADARKSQVRTVDRSERVRTYNFPENRISDHRVNYKAYNLDQVLDGDLDAVLDALAAADREERLAAAGQ; from the coding sequence GTGGACTCGTCTTCCCTGCACGGGCTGCTCGACGAGTACGCCGAGCTGGAGAAGCAGCTGGCGGACCCGGCCGTGCACGCCGACCAGGGCCGGGCGCGCAAGCTCGGCCGCCGGTACGCCGAGCTCAGCCCGATCGTGAAGGTCATCACCGAGCTCGACAGCGCGCGCGGGGACCTGACCACGGCCCGCGAGCTGGCCGGGGAGGACCCGGGGTTCGCCGACGAGGCCGACGAGATCGCCGCCCGCATCCCGCAGCTGGAGTCGCGGCTGACCGAGCTCCTGCTGCCGCGCGACCCCTACGACGGCTCCGACGTGGTCATGGAGATCAAGTCCGGTGAGGGCGGCGAGGAGTCGGCCCTGTTCGCCGGCGACCTGCTGCGCATGTACCTGCGCTACGCGGAGCGGCACGGCTGGAAGGCCGAGGTCCTCGACGCCGTGCACTCCGACCTGGGCGGCTACAAGGACGTCACGGTGGCCGTGAAGAGCAAGGCCGGCGATACCGACGGGGTCTGGGCGCGGCTGAAGTTCGAAGGTGGCGTGCACCGCGTGCAGCGCGTGCCGGCCACCGAGTCGCAGGGCCGGATCCACACGTCCGCGGCCGGTGTCCTGATCTACCCGGAACCGGAGGAGGTCGAGGTCGAGATCGACCCCAACGACCTGCGCATCGACGTGTTCCGGTCGTCCGGGCCCGGTGGCCAGAGCGTGAACACCACCGACTCCGCGGTGCGGGTCACCCACCTGCCCACCGGCATCGTGGTGTCCTGCCAGAACGAGAAGTCGCAGATCCAGAACCGGGCGCGGGCCATCCAGGTGCTGCAGGCCCGCCTGCAGGCCATGGCGGAGGAGGAGGCCGCCGCCAAGGCCGCCGACGCGCGCAAGTCGCAGGTCCGGACGGTGGACCGCTCGGAGCGGGTGCGGACGTACAACTTCCCGGAGAACCGCATTTCCGACCACCGGGTCAACTACAAGGCGTACAACCTGGACCAGGTCCTCGACGGCGATCTGGACGCCGTGCTGGACGCGCTGGCCGCCGCCGACCGCGAGGAGCGCCTGGCCGCCGCCGGCCAGTGA
- the rpmE gene encoding 50S ribosomal protein L31: MKSGIHPEYVPTTVTCGCGNTFTTRSTKTSGAITVEICSNCHPFYTGKQKIMDTGGRVARFEARYGKRQKQADAK, from the coding sequence ATGAAGAGCGGTATCCACCCCGAGTACGTGCCCACCACCGTCACCTGTGGTTGCGGCAACACCTTCACGACCCGCAGCACCAAGACCTCCGGTGCCATCACGGTCGAAATCTGCTCGAACTGCCACCCCTTCTACACCGGCAAGCAGAAGATCATGGACACCGGTGGCCGGGTGGCGCGGTTCGAGGCGCGCTACGGCAAGCGCCAGAAGCAGGCCGACGCCAAGTAG
- a CDS encoding CHAP domain-containing protein codes for MSRTVKSLTVAALAAAALTLVPLTSEATTTEAATSDLSVLSAGDGTVSGAIEWFQNRNGSSAYEGMCEKAVENAYGTTGVWSSANAHWEGASPKHAGDHNPPRGAFVYWNIGGGYGHVGISDGAGGFWSTSVNNKIGHVTKAMGGYDYFGKYRGWTPAAVPSR; via the coding sequence ATGTCCCGCACCGTCAAGTCCCTGACAGTCGCCGCGCTCGCGGCCGCGGCGCTCACGCTGGTCCCGCTCACGAGCGAGGCCACCACCACCGAGGCCGCGACCAGCGACCTGTCGGTCCTCAGCGCCGGTGACGGTACCGTCTCCGGCGCGATCGAGTGGTTCCAGAACCGCAACGGCAGCAGCGCCTACGAGGGCATGTGCGAAAAGGCCGTGGAGAACGCGTACGGCACCACCGGGGTGTGGTCGTCGGCCAACGCGCACTGGGAAGGCGCGAGCCCCAAGCACGCCGGTGACCACAACCCGCCGCGCGGCGCGTTCGTGTACTGGAACATCGGCGGGGGTTACGGCCACGTCGGCATCTCCGACGGTGCCGGCGGCTTCTGGTCGACCAGCGTGAACAACAAGATCGGGCACGTCACCAAGGCCATGGGCGGCTACGACTACTTCGGCAAGTACCGGGGCTGGACACCCGCGGCGGTGCCGAGCCGGTAG